The genomic region TACCCTAAGGGGTAACTCACGGCTGCGACCGCACGATAGACCCCCGGCCGCTCCTGCCCCTGTGGCGAGCCCAGAATCGTGTAACCCGCATTGAGGTGCGCGCGGAGCCGCCCGAACGAGCGGGTGAGGATGCCGGTCATCTGGGTATCCACGCCTTTGGAGTTCACACCGGTGGGGAGATCCGTCTCAACGCGGACGGCGAAGGCCGGCAGAGTGATTGTTTCCGTATTAAAGTTATAGAGCAGACCCAGATGCAGGTCTCCGGACTTGGTGGCCCCGACGAGGGTGTTCGGCTCGGTGACGAGGTCGCCCTGGATTTCGATCTGTGCGTTGTCGAAGGCACCATAGATGATCTGCGGTTGGAAAGTGACACGCGTACGGCCCTCCCGCCGATCGTTGAAGCGGACGCCGCTCTCCATCCCGATTTCCCCTTTTGGGATGGCATAGGCGTCTTCCATCCCGATCGGCCTGTTCGGGTCGAGATTGTCGTGATCCAGGGCGAAGCTCGGCAGAGGCCATAGCCCCAGCAGGAGCACGACGAACGGTCTGATGGCGCGTAGGACCGGCTGATTCAATGGTGGTGCTCCTGCTCCTTCACAATCATGGGATTGGTCGCATCCGCGCTCGCCAGGTAATAGGCATTCAGAATACGGTAGATCTCGGTCCGCTTCGCGTCCCAGGTCGGCAACTGTTCGCTCGCGAGGATGTCGCTGATGTTGTCGTGCAACATATGGAGGTTGTCGAAGATGTTGGCGATCTCCGGATAACGGGCAGCAAACGAAGGACTCAATTCGGCCGTGAGCGGCATGAAAGTCCATGCCACAGGCGGCTGCTCAAGATAGCGGCGATAGGTCGTGAGAATAGGCCGCACCGCCTGCGTCTTCGCTGCGAGATCGGGTGCGGCCTGCAAGGGATCGTACACGGCGACTTGCAGATAGTGGTACGACCAGATCGTGGCATTGAAAAGCGGGAACCGGTTGCGGAACGTCTTGGAATAGGGAAACCGATCAAGGCGGTGATGGTCCAGCCGCTTGGCCGTGATGGCGTAGGCGCTCTCCTGGTAGTACGCCAGCACGTTTCGAATGGCGCGGTCTTTGTTTGGCTCATCCGAAGCCATGATGTCGTAGGTGGCGCGATGCAGGGCATGGGCTTCGTCGAAGGTATTCTGCGCGCGCCAGGCCAGCTTCATGTAGGTCGGAGCGATGGCCTCCTCGTTAGGATTGATGCGGGGCTTGGTGGCGATGAAGGCCAGCGTTTCTTTGCGGGCCCGGTCTTCGATAGCCAGGACATCCTTGCCGCCTGTCAGGAGGAGATTTTCGTACAGATTGGAATGGCCGAAATCGACCCCGTTGAACTCGCTGTCGAGTTCAGCCAGATCCTCGCGCAGCGAGAAGTTCCACAGCGCCCGGTAGTAGAACCGCTTGTCTCGCGGCTCGAACTGGCTACAGGCAGTCAGAGCGAGAGTCGTTGCCGCAATCATTAGGAAAGTGGCGCTGCTGGCCCATGTATCGCTCACTTAAATCCCACGACCATGCCATCCGGTCCGGCCAACCGGGCGACTTGCGTCCGCTTGAACCCGGCTTCTTTCATCCACGTTCGGCAGTCCGCACCGGTGAAGTCGAATCCGCCGGGCGTTTCGATGAGCATGTTGAGGCTCATGAGCAGCCCGAACGCATTCTGTTTCCGCGCGTCGTCGATGAGGGCTTCGTGAACAATGATCGCACCCTTCGGCGACAGCGCATCATAGGCCTTGCGGAGGAGCAGCCTCTTCTCGTCCAGATTCCAGTCGTGAAGGATATGCCCCATGATGATCACGTCGCACGTCGGCAAGGGGTCGTTGAAGAAATTTCCAGAGTGAAAGCGCAGCCGCTGCGCGACGCCCCGTTCCCGCGCGTAGGCCTCGAACACCGGCTGCACGACCGGCAGATCCATCCCCCCGCCCGTCAGATGTTTGTGCGCGAGCGCGATCTCAACCGCGACGCCGCCTTGCGCACAACCGACATCCACAAACGTCTTATATTTTTTCCAGGGAAACTTCTTGGCAATGATCTGTGCGGTGCCGATGCTCAAGCCGGTCATGGCCTTGAGGAACCCCTCCAACCGTTGAGGATCGGCATACAAGGTACCGAAAAAGTCCTCGCCTGTCTTCACCTCGTTCTGCGGCTTGCCGGTGCGAAGGCCCTCCGTCAGCGAACCCCAGAATGGATAGAGCCGTGCGTTACACATTTCGAGGATACCGCCGGCATACGAAGACTTCGATCGATCCAGAAACTTAGCTGTCTCCGGCGTATTTGCGTACCTCGCTCCAGTCCGCTTCAACATGCCGAGAGCCACCAACGCATCGAAAAAGTCCTTCGCGCTGCGAGGATGGAGTTGGAGCCGCTTCGTCAATGCCCCCTCATCTAGCGGTCCTTTGGCGAGTTCCGTAAAGAGCCCGAGCTCAATCGCGCTGAGAAGCGTCTTCGATCCCCA from Nitrospirota bacterium harbors:
- a CDS encoding transporter, whose amino-acid sequence is MNQPVLRAIRPFVVLLLGLWPLPSFALDHDNLDPNRPIGMEDAYAIPKGEIGMESGVRFNDRREGRTRVTFQPQIIYGAFDNAQIEIQGDLVTEPNTLVGATKSGDLHLGLLYNFNTETITLPAFAVRVETDLPTGVNSKGVDTQMTGILTRSFGRLRAHLNAGYTILGSPQGQERPGVYRAVAAVSYPLGYPDSFRDTLIVSLYTRQSDQRGQRNNTGCEIGLRHQLTSRVVLDAGLGTEFYGPTDRAALLGTAGVSVGF
- a CDS encoding methyltransferase, coding for MATGRLTPAKIMQLGMGFWGSKTLLSAIELGLFTELAKGPLDEGALTKRLQLHPRSAKDFFDALVALGMLKRTGARYANTPETAKFLDRSKSSYAGGILEMCNARLYPFWGSLTEGLRTGKPQNEVKTGEDFFGTLYADPQRLEGFLKAMTGLSIGTAQIIAKKFPWKKYKTFVDVGCAQGGVAVEIALAHKHLTGGGMDLPVVQPVFEAYARERGVAQRLRFHSGNFFNDPLPTCDVIIMGHILHDWNLDEKRLLLRKAYDALSPKGAIIVHEALIDDARKQNAFGLLMSLNMLIETPGGFDFTGADCRTWMKEAGFKRTQVARLAGPDGMVVGFK